The Verrucomicrobiota bacterium genome has a window encoding:
- a CDS encoding sugar phosphate isomerase/epimerase — MGEWKIGVMIESFRLGVRAGVEKAAALGADGFQIYCTSGEMDPDAMTTERRLDFVDFVRDQGLVISALCGDLGKGLLDAEANAWVVPKCKAFVDLAVDLGTRVVTTHIGHLCDDEHCEQWRVGVPAVREVADYAADKGVAFASETGCESPEVLERFLVKVGSPGIKVNYDPANLVMNGYDHLGGVDILGEYIVHTHAKDGVRQADGTGLEMPLGQGGVDFPKYLERLKSTRYAGFLTIEREVGEDPVADVSAAIDFLRQF; from the coding sequence ATGGGTGAGTGGAAGATCGGGGTAATGATCGAGTCGTTCCGGCTCGGTGTCAGGGCAGGTGTTGAGAAGGCGGCCGCGCTCGGTGCCGACGGATTCCAGATCTACTGCACGTCGGGCGAGATGGATCCCGACGCCATGACGACGGAGCGGCGGCTCGATTTTGTCGACTTCGTGCGCGACCAGGGGCTGGTGATCAGCGCGCTGTGCGGCGACTTGGGCAAGGGGCTGCTGGACGCCGAAGCCAACGCGTGGGTCGTGCCCAAGTGCAAGGCATTCGTCGATCTCGCCGTGGACCTGGGTACGCGCGTAGTGACGACGCACATCGGTCATCTGTGCGACGACGAACACTGCGAACAGTGGCGCGTCGGCGTGCCGGCCGTGCGCGAGGTGGCCGACTACGCGGCGGACAAGGGCGTCGCGTTCGCGAGCGAGACGGGTTGCGAGTCGCCCGAAGTGCTCGAGCGTTTCTTGGTCAAAGTCGGCAGCCCGGGCATCAAGGTCAACTATGATCCGGCCAACCTTGTCATGAACGGATACGACCATCTCGGCGGCGTTGATATCCTCGGCGAGTACATTGTCCACACGCACGCCAAAGACGGCGTCCGCCAAGCCGACGGCACGGGCCTCGAGATGCCGCTGGGCCAGGGTGGGGTGGACTTCCCCAAGTATCTCGAGAGGCTCAAGAGCACCCGGTATGCGGGCTTCCTCACGATCGAGCGCGAGGTGGGCGAGGATCCCGTGGCCGACGTTTCGGCGGCAATCGACTTCCTCAGGCAGTTCTAA